The sequence below is a genomic window from Uranotaenia lowii strain MFRU-FL chromosome 2, ASM2978415v1, whole genome shotgun sequence.
TAAAGGGAAGCCACTTCATGAATGCTTTGCACACGTTTGATTCGGCGTATAGACTATTCGTgtcaaaacattgaaatcagTTGTCCATTCTCGGGGTGCTAGTGAATGCCACAGCTCGGCACAGTTTATGTTTTCGGTGAGTAAATCCGTGGAAATAGTCGCTTTCGGGCAGTTATCAGCACACTTCATACAGTGATCTTTGTTTTTCTAGCACGCCGTCTAGGAGGAAGGTCATTGCCGCTCAGCTGGGGCAGTAAATTTGGCCGGGAATGCAATAAAATTGCTCGTACATTCTCCATAGATCAGTTTTCGGGTGAGTAAAATTATGTCACAACTTTCCCCATCTGATGCACGTCGCATTCCATTAACGCGCAGTGGCTGTCAAATTTGTTTTGCCAGGTACCGTAACGGAGAGAAATCGAGCATGGATTAACATTTGTAGCGCTCCCTGGTTAAGGCCGGCTAGCACCAACTCCGTAAAAGTGTAagtgaaatatttctttcatactgaaattgaactaaatttgattttatttaatttaacaaCATTCATGAACAATTATGTACTTATTTTCTTGTTGTTGAAAGTAATACACACAAATTTACTTAACGATTTTAAGACGTTAAGATCATTGTAATTATTCTGTTAAAAAcatcttttctatttttaacataCCCTCAAGACAACGAGTCAATAATGTATTAGGCATAACCAGATTGTTTGCATCTTTAAAGCTTTGTTGTATTGTTTTTTCGGAAATTCAATACTTTTGTACTTTTGTCATTAATTGTGTAACTCAAAGACTGTATATTTTCATGtgctttcttttttattattttattaaaaacaccCATAAGGCTATTTGTGAATTACCGTATGCTTACATACGCATAAAACTAATTCAAATCACGATTTGAACACCTTTTTGAACTCGGTCACTTTCGATTGtcttcaatttgttttattctagGTACTTGGACAATATTTTATTAATACCAACAGAAATAATATTTCTGTAAGTATCAGTTTCAAGCGTTCTGAACAAAAATCTTAATACAAACTTTTGTTTAATAGTTTGCACAATTTAAACATCATATTACCAAAGTATTGTCCAGTGCCGAGtcataaaatcaaattcttattTGAAAAGGGGCACGTAAAAGTTCGGATCTTCTTTcgccaaaaattaattttaaaatctgaatcatCTGCTAAAAATACGCTATTACCCAGGATTACGTCAGCGTTGTTAATCCGTTAGAAATTCATGCGGGTAAACCAAGCCTTCAGGCGGAAAAACACATgtttgtattttatcttatCATCATGTTTGATCTGTCGTTCTACCGTTTCAGACTTATCAAAGAATGCATTGGTGGCGCATCAGGAAAGTCAGGTAGTGGTTCGCAGTTTCCGCATTTGCTACGCTATTCCAGATCAGTTCGTCAAATCCACTCAACGAGGATGGATCCGGCCAAGTTTGGGCTAACCGAGGAAGACGTCGAGTTGATCGTGAAACGTTATCTGCTTGAGAAGCGCGAAAAGTATAATGCGAAATTCCGAGTCCTATCGTACCACATCAAGCGGCTTAGTGAAGAACCGATTGGCTACCTCGGGGATCACTATTTTCTGAATGTTGTGCTTCGCGAAAAAATGGTTCACTATTCGGCCGAAGAAGAAGAATACGCCGAAGAAGAGTACTTAagtttctttatgaaaattttgcccgAACAGGTTCCAAAGCTGGCAGATTACGTTCGTGAGATGGGGTGTTTCAAGAAAGAATCCCAACTTTACACCCATTTGATACCGAGATTGCAAGATGTATCGATTGGAACCAAACCGTTCGCTCCACGTGCTTATTTAACCAAGGACGATAAACTGTTGGTTTTTGAGAACCTGAAAGCCGAAGGTTACCGCATGGTTCAGAACAACAAGAGTCTCTTGGACTATGCCCATCTCAAAGTGGCACTCAAAACCGTGGCCAAACTGCATGCTGCCTCGTTAGTCCTTGAGGAAAGAACCAAACAACCGATTACGCAACTTTACTCGGGTCATCTGAACGAAAACGTCTACATAGATGACGATAGATACGTTCGCAAAACAAACTTGGACAATGCTATCAAAGCTCTGTGTGAATTGATCAAgcgtattgaaaaatataagacCTCCGATCGTTTAGACTTTATCCTGGAAAAGTTTCCCCAAGTGATAAGAAAGATTTATGAATTCGCAAAGCCTTCTACCGTATACCGAAACGTCTTCAATCATGGGGATCTGTGGAACAATAATCTTATGTTTAAATACGAAGAACTCAACTCTTCGCGCACAAGCAGTGATGCAGGTAATAATCACGCTactaacaacaataacaacacccATGACATCCATCAGCTTACCGGCTTGCCACTAACCGGGTGCTGTCCACCTAATCCCCTGGAAGCCGTACTAGTGGACTATCAGTTCTCGCGCTTGGCACCACCGGCTTACGATGTGATGTCCCTTATCATGATATCTACTCTCAGCTCGTTTCGGGAGGTGCATCTCGAAGCCTGGAAGAATATTTACTTAGACGAGCTGAGTGTGTTGCTGGCGGAGGCATCGCTCTCGCTCGAAGCACTCATACCGAAGGCAGTATTTTTCGAATCTTGTCGCGAATTCCACCTGGCCGGGCTAATCGAAAGCTGCATGTACTTTCATTGGCCTCCGCAACCGGACTGCTACGAGATAGCTCCGGGCGCTGATTGGTTCGACGAGTCGCGGAAACCGGAGGTCTTCGTCAAAGCCAGCATAAACGGGTTTGAACGATATGAAGATTATCGGCATCGAATAAGTGATATGATTATGCAGATTGTAGATAATTATGTGTTGAACGAATAAATTGTTTAGTTGAAAAGGGAAATTCATTCGGTTGATCGATTCGAAATGTTATGCTCAGATGAGACAAAGCtgttaaaaattatagaagaGTTCGGTTAGGTATTACATTTTCTTAAGGTAatcgctttaaaaattgttctcaTGAAAGAAACAAGTTAGAAAAActaaggaaattttcaaaataatttttagaaaacttcCAATAATCGAGTTTGCCCATTTTACTGGTTGTGCTAAACGTTAAAACTTATgctacacgctctttttttttaactcaaaattaagtatgaccgaggttcaaaacatagttcgattctatgaacttaaagttaagtacccttttttcctccttgcgatggatcaaaacggagttcgaactgcgaactcaaaattgataataCAGGatacgacacttaacgtttttactaacggaaaaaataattaggaaaaggtaaatttaattcctttttccgttagttaagtgtcgtgtcctataatacgtcgtgtgttatttgtgtatcGAGTTGGCAACGCAAATGTTTACCAAATTGAACGTTCCAGTCGTAGCCGTTTTGCAAGAACGTGCAACAATCAAAGATCgaaatttgaagttcaaaatttgatactttACCCTATTTTAAAATTGCTTGTTTCgctaattttaaaaacaatcgcTAGCAATATGACTCACTTAAACGTCGAGGTTCTATCGGTTTTTAGAGATGAAATAGTTTGGGATGAATGTTTTATCATTAAACTACAGGACTCCTTCGATTTTGACACGAAAggttttctaaaacaaaaaattctaattctTTGCATTTTCTGGATCAACATAGTTTAAACCAACACCAAGCTTTTTATGTTCTTTAATTTTGCTTAAAGATATCATCAACAATTCAATTACATAATTGGCTCAAATTTCtgaacaatgacaaaaaagatttaaaaaaaaaatcagaatttcacAAAGAAGTACACAacaaactcttaaaaaaaaatactaaaaacaaatttggcaattgTAACAATGAttctaaataaaacaaaatagtgcaaaatgtgACTTAAACTAAAACAAGTAAAATAATATTGGCTTAGCATTTTCAAGAATTCGCGAAGAAtgtcaaaactgaaaaaaaacgatgattattgtttaaaacaagtgaaaaaaaatagaaacaaacgctaagagcacctgtatccgtggtccaaacagccggtttagacccaaattccgaccccaATTAGACGCCGTTccaaaccgtttgacagttaatggaacatgAGTGGGGTTGCCAATTACTTCACTGAATTGGATCTAATTtcgttggttcaattcttgtataaattagacccgaGAATATACCAcagatacaggtgctctaaggtTTGCCAAAATCCAAAAGGaaaactgcttatttgaaaagcatgaataatgaaaaacaaactttcAACACTTTCTATAATCAAGTAATCCAACTGTGTGCTAACTATTAGAAATTTCTTAGTgctgttattgaaaaattcatatggaatttgtaaaaactgataaatgcagagtattttttgattgaaatgaacCACAATTAGGAAAAGGTTACATAAAAAAGCATAGGGAGCGTTAAAGTAcctacacgctctttttttttaactcaaaattaagtatgaccgaggttcaaaacatagttcgattctatgaacttaaagttaagtacccttttttcctccttgcgatggatcaaaacggagttcgaactgcgaactcaaaattgatcccttttttttccttcggcgagggatcaaagctgagttcgaccttatgaactaaaaattgaactatctttgttggactgaaaacacttagcgagttcagtccgaaccggaacagcaaccaacaaacacgtcgcaaaattatgtcgttccggaacaattaccggacgactatgaaggaacttcataatgaatgcatgttcaccgtgtcagcgtaaaattctgtccgtcattgtcatcatatggtgagcggcttggaatgtccggaaacttccggatgttgtttacttcccgtgggaagtaacatccggaagttttctttgaccgggaatgtcaaaactttccaccgctctgtaattgcaatgccatgtaccggaacagcagcatccgggtacaacaaattttaatcatcctttaattccctgaaaaaaagctaccctcgaaaaaaaaggataaattcgaatTCGGCTGCCGagcttagtattgagtatgcctatcagaacttagttttgctattgcccagtcaaactcaaagttgagggaagccaccgaagtgctgttttgaaccaaaactacttaattttgagtttaaaaaaaagagcgtgtatatacatatttaactttcagaaaagttgacaaaaatattaggtttttaaaaaaatattcagcaaggttattcagtttttgtttttaaatttcatagttTGGGTTTAGGCTTAAGGGTTACATCATTCCCTGGAGGTGAGGTGAgtataataaaaattgttttttagttattttcaatTACATACTTAATCATTCATATAACGATTTCCTCATCAATTTACAAAGCAAATATTTGCGAAGCGCTTAAAAACTTTTCTGTCTGGGTATCAATGTGGCTTTCTTCGATCAATCTTGCAACACAACACGTTTCACCCTACAAATGTTCTTCATCTGTCGCTGAATTGGAAACGAGCCTGAtactttatttgttttttgtcgTATTCTCGTCATACACAGGTATCGTACAAGAAGCTAGTGCTAGCGTTCAGCAACAAAACGGTGGTCGAAGGCGACGCAAAAGGTCTTCCATTCACCGACCGAATCCTTTCAACTATCCCGACATCGAGCTACGGTCCGGAACCATTCCATCCAACTGTTTGATGATTGATTTCCAAATTGCACGTTATTCGCCGCCGGCCTATGATGTAATGTCCGTGTTGAATACAACGACGACCCGGTTCTTCCGGGCTATTCACATGGACCGGTTGGTGGAGGTGTATTATGAATATTTGGCACAGCAGCTGGAATGGTTCCAGATCGACCTGAAAGATGTATTGTCGGCTGAAGACTATCGGATGTCGTGTGAGGAATACAAGCTGGCCGGGTTAATTGATAGCGTACTGTTTCGGATGCTAACGTTGCTGCCAAAGCGACTGGTGTCGGACTGTGATGAATGTCCGGTTCCGatatcgtttgaaaatttaacggaAAATTCTATCTTTGAAATGTGCACCGAAGCGTGGGATTCCTGTGACATGTATCGCTATGTGATGGACGATTTGCTGGAAGATCTCATAGACACGTACATTCTTTAGGAAGCCAAACGAAAAATTAACGATTAGGGTCCAGTCAATAGGATAGCTTTTTAgtttattgataaatttatttatattaattaaGGTAAGCTCAAATGTTAGAACTAGGTTTCAatatgagtgaaaaaagtttcagtcCAATTTAAACAACACTAATTtgttagaaaaagaaaattgaaaaatactgtatttagatatttttgttttgtaggaTTGTCATCGCCGCTAGACGGTATTCTATTGGATTATCAACTGTCCCGCTATGCTCCCCCAGCACTGGATGTCCTAACTGTTATCACGATTGCAACGGTCAGCGATTTCCGTGCCCGATATCTCGACGATCTGCTAAATATCTACTACGAATCATTGGCAGCGGAACTGGCCGCCAGTGGTATAAAGTTATCCAAAAAAATTCCACGAAGCGAATTCGACGCGTCCTGTGAGTTCTATCGACTGGCAGGACTGGTTGAATGTTGCCTTTTCAGTCAAACCATTCTGATACCAATGGAACTGGCAAAGCCCTTGATGGCCACTTCGGAaagtttcgaaaaattcatccaCGATGCCGATGCCAAAACGGCGCTGCACGTAAGATCCTTCGAGCAGGACGAATCGTTCCGCACCCGCTTCACCGATATGCTTTCCGAGATCATCGATAACTACATTCTTTGATATTCCGGATCGATAAGGCCAGTCATTTGTACGAGGTAATTAGGCTCAATAAAACAATATGTAACTTGTCATGTTTCGAGTGCTTATCGCAGAAAATCAAAATACACCTCTTACAAAGTCCGAAGGAGCAGAAAAGAAAAAAGCCATATGTTAACGATTCGAATCTGACTCTGATTGATATTCCTCGCAACTACTGTTTCGATTGTATTCGCCCGTTGTCGTCGTTCGTTCTTTCCAGTGAGAATTTATTGTCCACCCGACCCTGGGGCAGACAGAGCATTTTAGTGCCGGTTTGACATCCGAAAAAGTCGTACTTATTGCATCGATAATGGTTGCAATTGCTCCTAGAATACGATTCATCGATATTGTTAAAGAGTACCTGTTTAATTCGACCATTCATGGGGTGAAGTTTATAGCCGATGATTCGTACCATGTTGCGGAAAGGTAAGTGAAGCACGTGGCTGATGT
It includes:
- the LOC129748356 gene encoding uncharacterized protein LOC129748356 isoform X3, whose amino-acid sequence is MPQLGTVYVFVIFVFLARRLGGRSLPLSWGSKFGRECNKIARTFSIDQFSGTVTERNRAWINICSAPWLRPASTNSVKVLIKECIGGASGKSGSGSQFPHLLRYSRSVRQIHSTRMDPAKFGLTEEDVELIVKRYLLEKREKYNAKFRVLSYHIKRLSEEPIGYLGDHYFLNVVLREKMVHYSAEEEEYAEEEYLSFFMKILPEQVPKLADYVREMGCFKKESQLYTHLIPRLQDVSIGTKPFAPRAYLTKDDKLLVFENLKAEGYRMVQNNKSLLDYAHLKVALKTVAKLHAASLVLEERTKQPITQLYSGHLNENVYIDDDRYVRKTNLDNAIKALCELIKRIEKYKTSDRLDFILEKFPQVIRKIYEFAKPSTVYRNVFNHGDLWNNNLMFKYEELNSSRTSSDAGIVQEASASVQQQNGGRRRRKRSSIHRPNPFNYPDIELRSGTIPSNCLMIDFQIARYSPPAYDVMSVLNTTTTRFFRAIHMDRLVEVYYEYLAQQLEWFQIDLKDVLSAEDYRMSCEEYKLAGLIDSVLFRMLTLLPKRLVSDCDECPVPISFENLTENSIFEMCTEAWDSCDMYRYVMDDLLEDLIDTYIL
- the LOC129748356 gene encoding uncharacterized protein LOC129748356 isoform X1, with translation MPQLGTVYVFVIFVFLARRLGGRSLPLSWGSKFGRECNKIARTFSIDQFSVAVKFVLPGTVTERNRAWINICSAPWLRPASTNSVKVLIKECIGGASGKSGSGSQFPHLLRYSRSVRQIHSTRMDPAKFGLTEEDVELIVKRYLLEKREKYNAKFRVLSYHIKRLSEEPIGYLGDHYFLNVVLREKMVHYSAEEEEYAEEEYLSFFMKILPEQVPKLADYVREMGCFKKESQLYTHLIPRLQDVSIGTKPFAPRAYLTKDDKLLVFENLKAEGYRMVQNNKSLLDYAHLKVALKTVAKLHAASLVLEERTKQPITQLYSGHLNENVYIDDDRYVRKTNLDNAIKALCELIKRIEKYKTSDRLDFILEKFPQVIRKIYEFAKPSTVYRNVFNHGDLWNNNLMFKYEELNSSRTSSDAGIVQEASASVQQQNGGRRRRKRSSIHRPNPFNYPDIELRSGTIPSNCLMIDFQIARYSPPAYDVMSVLNTTTTRFFRAIHMDRLVEVYYEYLAQQLEWFQIDLKDVLSAEDYRMSCEEYKLAGLIDSVLFRMLTLLPKRLVSDCDECPVPISFENLTENSIFEMCTEAWDSCDMYRYVMDDLLEDLIDTYIL
- the LOC129748356 gene encoding uncharacterized protein LOC129748356 isoform X2, translating into MPQLGTVYVFARRLGGRSLPLSWGSKFGRECNKIARTFSIDQFSVAVKFVLPGTVTERNRAWINICSAPWLRPASTNSVKVLIKECIGGASGKSGSGSQFPHLLRYSRSVRQIHSTRMDPAKFGLTEEDVELIVKRYLLEKREKYNAKFRVLSYHIKRLSEEPIGYLGDHYFLNVVLREKMVHYSAEEEEYAEEEYLSFFMKILPEQVPKLADYVREMGCFKKESQLYTHLIPRLQDVSIGTKPFAPRAYLTKDDKLLVFENLKAEGYRMVQNNKSLLDYAHLKVALKTVAKLHAASLVLEERTKQPITQLYSGHLNENVYIDDDRYVRKTNLDNAIKALCELIKRIEKYKTSDRLDFILEKFPQVIRKIYEFAKPSTVYRNVFNHGDLWNNNLMFKYEELNSSRTSSDAGIVQEASASVQQQNGGRRRRKRSSIHRPNPFNYPDIELRSGTIPSNCLMIDFQIARYSPPAYDVMSVLNTTTTRFFRAIHMDRLVEVYYEYLAQQLEWFQIDLKDVLSAEDYRMSCEEYKLAGLIDSVLFRMLTLLPKRLVSDCDECPVPISFENLTENSIFEMCTEAWDSCDMYRYVMDDLLEDLIDTYIL
- the LOC129748356 gene encoding uncharacterized protein LOC129748356 isoform X5 codes for the protein MPQLGTVYVFVIFVFLARRLGGRSLPLSWGSKFGRECNKIARTFSIDQFSVAVKFVLPGTVTERNRAWINICSAPWLRPASTNSVKVLIKECIGGASGKSGSGSQFPHLLRYSRSVRQIHSTRMDPAKFGLTEEDVELIVKRYLLEKREKYNAKFRVLSYHIKRLSEEPIGYLGDHYFLNVVLREKMVHYSAEEEEYAEEEYLSFFMKILPEQVPKLADYVREMGCFKKESQLYTHLIPRLQDVSIGTKPFAPRAYLTKDDKLLVFENLKAEGYRMVQNNKSLLDYAHLKVALKTVAKLHAASLVLEERTKQPITQLYSGHLNENVYIDDDRYVRKTNLDNAIKALCELIKRIEKYKTSDRLDFILEKFPQVIRKIYEFAKPSTVYRNVFNHGDLWNNNLMFKYEELNSSRTSSDAGLSSPLDGILLDYQLSRYAPPALDVLTVITIATVSDFRARYLDDLLNIYYESLAAELAASGIKLSKKIPRSEFDASCEFYRLAGLVECCLFSQTILIPMELAKPLMATSESFEKFIHDADAKTALHVRSFEQDESFRTRFTDMLSEIIDNYIL
- the LOC129748356 gene encoding uncharacterized protein LOC129748356 isoform X4, translated to MPQLGTVYVFARRLGGRSLPLSWGSKFGRECNKIARTFSIDQFSGTVTERNRAWINICSAPWLRPASTNSVKVLIKECIGGASGKSGSGSQFPHLLRYSRSVRQIHSTRMDPAKFGLTEEDVELIVKRYLLEKREKYNAKFRVLSYHIKRLSEEPIGYLGDHYFLNVVLREKMVHYSAEEEEYAEEEYLSFFMKILPEQVPKLADYVREMGCFKKESQLYTHLIPRLQDVSIGTKPFAPRAYLTKDDKLLVFENLKAEGYRMVQNNKSLLDYAHLKVALKTVAKLHAASLVLEERTKQPITQLYSGHLNENVYIDDDRYVRKTNLDNAIKALCELIKRIEKYKTSDRLDFILEKFPQVIRKIYEFAKPSTVYRNVFNHGDLWNNNLMFKYEELNSSRTSSDAGIVQEASASVQQQNGGRRRRKRSSIHRPNPFNYPDIELRSGTIPSNCLMIDFQIARYSPPAYDVMSVLNTTTTRFFRAIHMDRLVEVYYEYLAQQLEWFQIDLKDVLSAEDYRMSCEEYKLAGLIDSVLFRMLTLLPKRLVSDCDECPVPISFENLTENSIFEMCTEAWDSCDMYRYVMDDLLEDLIDTYIL